In Paracholeplasma morum, the following are encoded in one genomic region:
- a CDS encoding GNAT family N-acetyltransferase: MKIEELSRQEYQNYPLESRYKTKYYYHIKVKSKKNISMSIDKKKYLFAQEKKFKSILFASHLIVSDVFGMLEKKNLMAVIEGSMDTINNRYVIPNLWVDAKVRRKKYATELLGHIEVVAKKKGARAIFVEVSSTNYPAICFLRKNGYEFNGFDGSFYSNKDILKKEVKIDFVKHL; the protein is encoded by the coding sequence ATGAAGATAGAAGAACTAAGTAGACAAGAGTATCAAAATTACCCTTTAGAATCTCGTTATAAAACGAAATACTACTATCATATCAAAGTAAAAAGCAAAAAGAATATTAGCATGTCCATCGACAAAAAGAAGTACTTATTTGCTCAAGAAAAAAAGTTTAAATCTATTCTTTTCGCAAGTCACTTAATCGTTTCAGATGTATTTGGTATGTTAGAAAAGAAAAACTTAATGGCAGTCATTGAAGGTTCTATGGATACAATCAATAACCGCTATGTTATTCCAAACTTATGGGTCGATGCCAAAGTAAGAAGAAAGAAATATGCCACTGAACTACTAGGTCACATCGAAGTTGTGGCCAAAAAGAAAGGTGCTAGAGCCATTTTTGTTGAAGTTTCATCGACAAATTATCCTGCTATATGCTTTTTAAGAAAGAATGGTTATGAGTTTAATGGGTTTGATGGTTCGTTCTATTCAAACAAAGATATCCTCAAAAAAGAGGTTAAAATAGATTTTGTAAAGCACTTATAG
- the ispG gene encoding flavodoxin-dependent (E)-4-hydroxy-3-methylbut-2-enyl-diphosphate synthase: protein MQRLETRPIKIGKLIMGGNNHVYIQSMTTTYTKDVDATVDQILRLEKAGCEIVRVAVLDKVDAKALGEIKKRIHIPLVADIHFDYKLALEAIEQGVDKIRLNPGNIKDRSKVELVVEACKAKKVPIRIGVNSGSLPDNLEPTAENMIKVAKGHVEILESMDFFDIALSLKATDMNLMIDTYRLAAKTFPYPLHLGVTEAGTAFSGAIKSAMGIGILLHEGIGNTIRVSLTDNPEIEIRAAKEILKNLNLRNDIPNLISCPTCGRIQYDMIDIAKRIETYLQGVNKKINVAIMGCKVNGPGEAKHADIGVAGGKGEAVIFKHGQILKKIKEDEVYDELVKMIDEYEV from the coding sequence ATGCAAAGACTAGAGACAAGACCAATCAAAATTGGCAAATTAATAATGGGTGGCAACAATCATGTTTACATCCAAAGTATGACAACGACCTATACTAAGGATGTTGATGCAACCGTAGATCAAATATTAAGACTAGAAAAAGCCGGTTGCGAAATCGTTAGAGTGGCCGTATTAGACAAAGTGGACGCTAAGGCCCTAGGGGAAATTAAGAAACGAATTCATATTCCTTTGGTCGCAGACATTCATTTTGACTATAAACTGGCTTTAGAAGCTATTGAACAGGGTGTTGATAAAATCCGCCTAAATCCAGGAAACATCAAGGACCGCTCAAAAGTTGAGCTGGTTGTTGAAGCATGTAAAGCAAAAAAAGTTCCTATTCGCATTGGTGTTAATAGTGGCTCATTACCTGATAACTTAGAACCAACTGCAGAAAACATGATTAAAGTAGCTAAAGGGCATGTTGAAATCCTTGAATCTATGGACTTTTTTGACATTGCATTATCCTTAAAAGCAACTGATATGAACTTAATGATCGATACGTACCGCTTAGCTGCAAAAACTTTCCCATACCCACTTCACTTAGGGGTCACTGAAGCTGGTACTGCTTTTAGTGGCGCAATTAAAAGCGCAATGGGCATCGGTATCCTTTTACACGAAGGTATCGGTAACACCATTAGAGTATCTTTAACAGATAATCCTGAAATTGAAATTCGTGCAGCAAAAGAAATCTTAAAAAATCTAAACTTAAGAAATGATATACCCAACCTAATTAGCTGCCCTACTTGTGGGAGAATTCAATACGATATGATCGACATCGCAAAACGCATAGAAACCTACTTACAAGGCGTTAACAAGAAAATCAATGTTGCAATCATGGGGTGTAAAGTAAACGGCCCAGGCGAAGCAAAACACGCAGATATAGGGGTTGCAGGTGGCAAGGGTGAAGCAGTTATCTTTAAACACGGTCAAATCTTAAAGAAAATCAAAGAAGACGAAGTCTACGATGAACTTGTCAAAATGATTGATGAATACGAAGTATAA
- the rpmG gene encoding 50S ribosomal protein L33 — MRELVKLVCTECGEENYYTTKNKKTTPTRLEMKKYCPKSRTYTVHREKK, encoded by the coding sequence ATGCGTGAACTAGTCAAGTTAGTTTGTACAGAATGTGGCGAAGAAAACTACTATACAACTAAAAATAAGAAAACCACACCGACTCGTCTTGAAATGAAAAAGTACTGCCCAAAATCACGTACTTATACTGTACACAGAGAAAAGAAATAA